A single window of Solenopsis invicta isolate M01_SB chromosome 3, UNIL_Sinv_3.0, whole genome shotgun sequence DNA harbors:
- the LOC105203957 gene encoding heat shock factor 2-binding protein, with translation MDEFNSEDEHELLNSLETILSSTERNLHEFIDDIPQIFATDNFKAVSHKEETNGEKTHKLFDKLSTSSVGVSKDSAKDIATLELKCEELHDQIGRLTKEKEDAFEEIERLKDQILSQSTYCTSLGAVLGNLTWRASRFPQIVDAWLSKFQSKIGEFLSIVNGTFGAFVDTYGSVFPPASNIEYQFVMGLLGIVTNISASPEGREFLITNSSGTEFVQKLIKLTPELPLVPETVFLKRLTLMILYNVSMNKTGLQYLLGSQIGDALSHYLHDEASSEEMQYLCLRVLQSVTYDLKEPKYVQDLTTAIPIERIETLTSAKRSDISGAAKQVVKFLRHNQKIMK, from the exons ATGGACGAATTTAATTCAGAAGATGAACACGAGCTCCTA AATTCCTTGGAGACAATTTTGAGCTCTACTGAACGTAACCTGCACGAATTCATAGACGACATCCCACAGATTTTTGCGACTGACAATTTCAAAGCTGTGTCTCACAAAGAGGAGACGAACGGAGAAAAGACACATAAGCTTTTCGATAAATTGTCAACGTCGTCCGTTGGTGTGTCAAAAG ATAGTGCAAAAGATATTGCAACACTGGAATTAAAATGCGAAGAGCTGCATGATCAGATTGGACGTCtaacgaaagagaaagaagacgCGTTCGAAGAAATAGAACGACTGAAAGATCAA ATATTAAGTCAAAGTACGTATTGCACAAGCCTTGGTGCAGTATTAGGTAACTTGACGTGGCGTGCTTCTAGATTTCCGCAAATAGTCGACGCTTGGTTATCGAAA TTTCAGAGTAAAATAGGAGAATTCTTGTCGATAGTGAACGGGACTTTTGGCGCATTTGTTGATACTTATGGAAGCGTATTTCCTCCTGCAAGCAATATCGAGTATCAATTTGTAATGGGACTGCTCGGTATCGTCACTAATATATCCGCGAGCCCGGAAGGTcgtgaatttttaattacaaattccaGCGGTACGGAATTCGTGCAGAAACTAATTAAACTAACGCCTGAATTGCCGTTAGTTCCCGAGACGGTATTTTTAAAAAG ATTAACGTTAATGATCCTGTACAACGTGAGCATGAATAAGACTGGTTTGCAATACCTGCTCGGGTCACAAATAGGAGACGCGCTAAGTCATTATTTACATGATGAAGCGTCTTCGGAAGAGATGCAGTATCTCTGTCTTCGCGTTTTACAATCCGTCACTTATGATCTCAAGGAACCGAAATACGTTCAAGATTTAACCACAGCAATTCCCATCGAAAGAATCGAGACGCTAACGTCCGCAAAACGAAGTGACATAAGCGGTGCTGCAAAAcaagttgtaaaatttttacggcacaatcaaaaaattatgaagtga
- the LOC105203958 gene encoding delta(14)-sterol reductase TM7SF2, with translation MKFTEGEEVLAKHPNTSEYYKGKILNVRGDRYKIHFETGVEHTVRENDIKADRTGRTTVRASRRKSPSRQSPSRRSPSRRSPARQVTKSPGRSPTSTSRKLPIRSTRLAKISLSRIDVEGDKMSNHKGSDAKALEESPTESLPLHMRMKREIMSVTRRPTLLKADQEYKSTILTRSIDRASSLPVERKNYVQDYPPGEKERGYSMQRDQDVTKEESEQWETVMNREKEIHRVDKPQEWGGWIGTSFLVFILPLSIILPQLLCSKGQCKTALVKLSVDWKSYINLHALSYVAFLTSLACISIIPIGKIINGQQSKIGRLQYRVNGFLSAIVAIIGLALCVYLNIPISDYILNNIVQLSISGWIVGTILAMGLYIKAGKISVINLNIYASTNSKIYNFWQGREINPRIGALDIKLLLIRASLIGTLIINIAIAIKAVGDIKTLNIQKLDVATLLAVLLQLFYVIHGLIYETTIFTSFTIMYEGTGYMTCVSHLLYPFLTTLTTRFLLYQKMKLNYYFAGISVLSFVVGYALYRTSNLRKDEFRKNPVSPTVPYSETIPTSRGKKLMLSGLWGYVRHPNYLGDIIMQWSVASIGLAKDILPYYTAICCTLVLAYRAIRDNRRCQMRYGYAWEQYCSRVKYMILKRIF, from the exons ATGAAGTTCACCGAGGGTGAAGAAGTCCTTGCCAAGCATCCAAATACTTCTGAATATTATAAAGGGAAAATTCTCAATGTCAGAGGCGATCGATATAAGATACACTTTGAAACTGGTGTCGAGCATACTGTTAGAGAAAATGATATAAAg GCTGATAGAACAGGGAGAACTACAGTCAGAGCAAGCAGAAGAAAAAGCCCATCGAGACAGTCGCCTAGTAGGAGATCACCAAGTAGGCGATCACCAGCAAGACAGGTGACTAAATCGCCTGGGAGATCTCCAACTTCGACATCTAGGAAATTACCCATTCGTAGCACACGACTCGCTAAAATATCTCTATCTCGCATAGATGTTGAAGGCG ATAAAATGAGCAATCATAAAGGAAGCGACGCAAAGGCACTGGAGGAAAGTCCAACTGAATCGTTGCCTTTGCATATGCGCATGAAGAGGGAAATTATGTCGGTAACGCGCAGACCAACACTTCTGAAGGCTGATCAAGAATATAAATCAACTATACTAACAAGAAGTATTGATAGAGCCTCCTCGCTTCCagtagaaagaaaaaattatgtacaagattatcctccaggagaaaaagaaagaggataTTCAATGCAAAGAGATCAa GATGTGACAAAAGAAGAAAGCGAACAATGGGAAACAGTGATGAATCGTGAAAAAGAGATACACAGAGTTGACAAACCACAAGAATGGGGCGGATGGATCGGGACATCTTTTCTCGTATTTATATTACCATTGTCTATAATCTTGCCACAACTCTTGTGTTCAAAAGGACAATGCAAAACTGCACTTGTAAAACTTTCTGTTGACTGGAAGTCTTACATAAACCTACATGCATTGTCGTACGTTGCGTTTTTAACATCATTGGCTTGTATTTCAATTATACCGATCGGAAAAATCATAAATGGACAGCAGAGTAAAATAGGCAGACTTCAGTATCGCGTAAATG gcTTTTTGAGCGCTATAGTGGCGATAATTGGACTTGCTTTATGTGTGTATTTGAATATACCAATTAGTGATTACATTCTGAATAATATTGTGCAGCTGTCGATCAGTGGCTGGATTGTAGGAACGATTTTAGCTATGGGATTGTATATCAAGGCAGGAAAGATTTCAGTAATCAATCTAAATATATATGCGTCAACCAACAGcaagatatataatttttggcAGGGCAGAGAGATTAATCCGCGTATTGGTGCTTTGGACATTAAGCTGCTGTTAATACGAGCTTCTCTCATTGGCACg TTAATCATAAACATAGCCATTGCGATTAAAGCTGTTGGCGACATAAAAACTCTAAATATTCAGAAACTTGATGTAGCCACATTATTAGCTGTCTTGTTGCAGCTATTTTATGTTATACATGGATTAATATACGAAACCACTATCTTTACATCCTTTACAATAATGTACGAAGGAACTGGATATATGACATGTGTTAGTCACTTATTGTATCCATTCTTGACGACTCTCACTACAAGATTTCTATTATATCAGAA GATGAAACTTAACTATTATTTTGCTGGTATATCTGTTTTGAGCTTCGTAGTAGGATATGCTTTGTATAGGACTAGTAACCTGCGGAAAGACGAGTTCAGAAAGAATCCAGTTTCACCAACAGTACCTT ATTCGGAAACTATCCCGACATCACGTGGAAAGAAGTTGATGTTGTCTGGTTTATGGGGCTATGTGAGACATCCCAATTATTTGGGTGACATCATAATGCAATGGTCTGTCGCGAGTATTGGCTTGGCAAAGGATATTCTACCATATTATACAGCAATCTGCTGCACGTTAGTGCTCGCTTATAGAGCCATAAGAGACAATAGACGTTGTCAGATGCGCTATGGATATGCTTGGGAACAGTACTGTTCGCGTGTAAAGTACATGATCTTGAAACGTATATTTTAA
- the LOC105203964 gene encoding gamma-aminobutyric acid receptor subunit beta-like isoform X1: MLPRGLPLIVLLFVQLRHRVIWASLKNTGMSDRLENVTQTISRILDGYDIRLRPNFGGDPLLVGMDLTIASFDAISEVNMDYTITMYLNQYWKDERLAFSHKNEVLTLSGDFAEKIWVPDTFFANDKNSFLHDVTERNKLVRLSGDGSITYGMRFTTTLACMMDLHYYPLDSQNCTVEIESYYSELRCSECSDGYTVLDVVMFWKETPVRGVEEAELPQFTIIGYETNDRKEKLATGIYQRLSLSFKLQRNIGYFVFQTYLPSILIVMLSWVSFWINHEATSARVALGITTVLTMTTISTGVRSSLPRISYVKAIDIYLVMCFVFVFAALLEYAAVNYTYWGARAKKKPKKKDTDEKKILCSKTGSKASSPFPGSTDADIIELQDLRMSPLPSIRNRSGLVSTSLGVGKDHDPAKFPPSFRISRSAAYNTYGRNSGLRYRGPRPHKPKMLHALRRGASVLRVSMPKIKDVNVIDKYSRIIFPVSFMLFNAVYWTFYFF, from the exons ATGCTGCCGCGCGGGCTGCCGCTGATCGTCCTTCTCTTCGTGCAGCTGCGTCATCGTGTCATCTG GGCTTCCCTAAAGAATACCGGGATGTCCGATAGACTGGAGAACGTTACGCAGACAATTTCGAGGATACTCGATGGCTACGATATCCGATTAAGGCCGAACTTTGGCG GCGATCCATTGTTAGTTGGAATGGATCTCACCATTGCGAGTTTCGACGCGATCTCAGAAGTCAATATG GATTACACAATAACGatgtatttaaatcaatattggAAGGACGAGAGACTCGCCTTTTCACATAAGAATGAAGTGCTGACGTTAAGTGGCGATTTCGCGGAAAAGATTTGGGTACCGGACACATTTTTCGCCAACGATAAAAATag CTTTCTGCACGATGTCACTGAGCGTAACAAACTCGTTAGATTATCTGGTGACGGCTCGATCACATACGGCATGAGATTCACAACGACCCTGGCCTGCATGATGGACCTGCATTACTATCCCCTCGACTCGCAAAATTGCACGGTCGAAATCGAAAGCT ATTATTCTGAATTACGCTGTTCTGAATGCTCAGATGGATACACGGTGCTCGACGTAGTAATGTTCTGGAAAGAAACTCCTGTTCGTGGAGTCGAGGAGGCAGAATTACCGCAATTTACAATAATCGGTTACGAGACCAACGATCGAAAGGAGAAGTTGGCAACGGGCATCTACCAGAGGCTCTCGCTAAGCTTCAAGCTCCAGAGAAACATCGGATATTTCGTTTTTCAAACGTACCTGCCAAGTATTCTAATCGTGATGCTCAGCTGGGTTAGCTTCTGGATCAATCACGAAGCTACCAGCGCGAGAGTAGCCCTCG GCATCACGACTGTATTGACCATGACAACAATATCGACGGGTGTTAGAAGCTCACTGCCACGGATCAGTTACGTGAAAGCTATCGACATCTACCTGGTGATGTGCTTTGTTTTCGTGTTCGCGGCTTTACTGGAATATGCGGCGGTCAATTATACGTATTGGGGCGCCAGAGCGAAGAAGAAACCCAAGAAGAAAGATACCGACGAGAAAAAAATACTATGTTCTAAGACAG GGAGCAAAGCCAGCTCACCTTTCCCTGGCTCCACGGACGCGGATATCATTGAGCTTCAGGACCTCAGAATGTCGCCTCTACCGAGCATTAGAAATAGGTCAGGCTTAGTCAGCACTTCATTGGGAGTCGGAAAGGATCATGATCCGGCCAAGTTTCCGCCGAGTTTTCGCATTTCCAGATCTGCCGCTTACAATACGTACGGACGAAACAGCGGTCTCAGGTACAGAGGTCCGAGACCGCACAAGCCAAAG ATGTTACACGCTCTACGTAGAGGAGCTTCTGTGTTACGTGTGTCGATGCCAAAGATCAAGGACGTAAACGTGATAGACAAGTATTCGCGGATCATCTTCCCGGTCAGCTTTATGCTGTTTAACGCCGTGTATTGGACCTTCTACTTCTTTTGA
- the LOC105203964 gene encoding gamma-aminobutyric acid receptor subunit beta-like isoform X2 codes for MLPRGLPLIVLLFVQLRHRVIWASLKNTGMSDRLENVTQTISRILDGYDIRLRPNFGGDPLLVGMDLTIASFDAISEVNMDYTITMYLNQYWKDERLAFSHKNEVLTLSGDFAEKIWVPDTFFANDKNSFLHDVTERNKLVRLSGDGSITYGMRFTTTLACMMDLHYYPLDSQNCTVEIESYGYTVLDVVMFWKETPVRGVEEAELPQFTIIGYETNDRKEKLATGIYQRLSLSFKLQRNIGYFVFQTYLPSILIVMLSWVSFWINHEATSARVALGITTVLTMTTISTGVRSSLPRISYVKAIDIYLVMCFVFVFAALLEYAAVNYTYWGARAKKKPKKKDTDEKKILCSKTGSKASSPFPGSTDADIIELQDLRMSPLPSIRNRSGLVSTSLGVGKDHDPAKFPPSFRISRSAAYNTYGRNSGLRYRGPRPHKPKMLHALRRGASVLRVSMPKIKDVNVIDKYSRIIFPVSFMLFNAVYWTFYFF; via the exons ATGCTGCCGCGCGGGCTGCCGCTGATCGTCCTTCTCTTCGTGCAGCTGCGTCATCGTGTCATCTG GGCTTCCCTAAAGAATACCGGGATGTCCGATAGACTGGAGAACGTTACGCAGACAATTTCGAGGATACTCGATGGCTACGATATCCGATTAAGGCCGAACTTTGGCG GCGATCCATTGTTAGTTGGAATGGATCTCACCATTGCGAGTTTCGACGCGATCTCAGAAGTCAATATG GATTACACAATAACGatgtatttaaatcaatattggAAGGACGAGAGACTCGCCTTTTCACATAAGAATGAAGTGCTGACGTTAAGTGGCGATTTCGCGGAAAAGATTTGGGTACCGGACACATTTTTCGCCAACGATAAAAATag CTTTCTGCACGATGTCACTGAGCGTAACAAACTCGTTAGATTATCTGGTGACGGCTCGATCACATACGGCATGAGATTCACAACGACCCTGGCCTGCATGATGGACCTGCATTACTATCCCCTCGACTCGCAAAATTGCACGGTCGAAATCGAAAGCT ATGGATACACGGTGCTCGACGTAGTAATGTTCTGGAAAGAAACTCCTGTTCGTGGAGTCGAGGAGGCAGAATTACCGCAATTTACAATAATCGGTTACGAGACCAACGATCGAAAGGAGAAGTTGGCAACGGGCATCTACCAGAGGCTCTCGCTAAGCTTCAAGCTCCAGAGAAACATCGGATATTTCGTTTTTCAAACGTACCTGCCAAGTATTCTAATCGTGATGCTCAGCTGGGTTAGCTTCTGGATCAATCACGAAGCTACCAGCGCGAGAGTAGCCCTCG GCATCACGACTGTATTGACCATGACAACAATATCGACGGGTGTTAGAAGCTCACTGCCACGGATCAGTTACGTGAAAGCTATCGACATCTACCTGGTGATGTGCTTTGTTTTCGTGTTCGCGGCTTTACTGGAATATGCGGCGGTCAATTATACGTATTGGGGCGCCAGAGCGAAGAAGAAACCCAAGAAGAAAGATACCGACGAGAAAAAAATACTATGTTCTAAGACAG GGAGCAAAGCCAGCTCACCTTTCCCTGGCTCCACGGACGCGGATATCATTGAGCTTCAGGACCTCAGAATGTCGCCTCTACCGAGCATTAGAAATAGGTCAGGCTTAGTCAGCACTTCATTGGGAGTCGGAAAGGATCATGATCCGGCCAAGTTTCCGCCGAGTTTTCGCATTTCCAGATCTGCCGCTTACAATACGTACGGACGAAACAGCGGTCTCAGGTACAGAGGTCCGAGACCGCACAAGCCAAAG ATGTTACACGCTCTACGTAGAGGAGCTTCTGTGTTACGTGTGTCGATGCCAAAGATCAAGGACGTAAACGTGATAGACAAGTATTCGCGGATCATCTTCCCGGTCAGCTTTATGCTGTTTAACGCCGTGTATTGGACCTTCTACTTCTTTTGA